Sequence from the Drosophila subpulchrella strain 33 F10 #4 breed RU33 chromosome 3R, RU_Dsub_v1.1 Primary Assembly, whole genome shotgun sequence genome:
GCGCTCACTTCCACAGCTTGATGACACCGTCTCGCGATGCCGAGGCTATGTAGATCTGGCCCTTGTCCTTGCACATCAGCAGATCCGTGATGGCGTCGTGGTGACTGGCCGTGGGCATGTCCGGTCCAGAGCGGGGATTCTCCTCCGTGGAGGAGCGCAGCTGCTGTGAGTCGCCAGTACTGGCCATGGAAATGATTTGCTCCTCAATCACCTGGCTGCCATCGATCAAGCGGGCACTGGAAGAAAGATTTACATATTTAAGTTGGAttacaaataaaattattataattaaatattatttacccGTAGTTGAAGGCCACATCCGACAGATTGTCATTGGCAGCCGGCACCTTGAGCGAGGAGCTCTTCGGATTGGCGATGTCCCAGTAGCGGATGCGCTGATCCGAGCTGCCGGTGAGAATGAAGGGCGAACCATCGACCACTCCGCTGAGAATGCCGCACGTGGTGGACGGATCACTGGGACTGGCGCTGGATAAAGCCGCCACCGGGCTTGCCCACAAGACCGTCTGGCGCTGACCCGTCTCGATGTTCCACACGGACACCTCGTTGTTCGACTGCGAGGCGGAGATGAGATACGAGGGCTCCGTGGGATGGCATGCCACTTTGCGTATCCACGAATCAGCCGGATGTTTGATCTCGGCAATGGGCAGACGGAAGCGCAGATCCCAGCAGATGTGCTTACCGCCACTCGTTCCGGTGGCCAACCAAGAGCCAGTGGGATCCGCACAGATGGTGGTGATCACCCCGTGCCGCAGTTCGTTCTGCAGCCGCCAGGCGCTGTGCTGCATCCGTGTGTCCCAGGCCACAATGCCACCGTACAGCGTGGCGTACACAATGACACTCTGCGTGGCCTGATCGTAGGCGTGCATGTCCACCACGGGTCCATCTTTATGATCACTACAATCGGGAGGGGATATATTAAATAGCAATTAATGAGTTTATTATGCGATCTTACTTCTGATCTAAGGCCTGTTGGAGCGTCATCTTGGTGGAGTTACGATCGATCCGCATCATCAGAATGCTGCCATCCTTGCCGCCCACCGCCAGCGATTGTCCACTATCACAGGCGGCCAGGGCGTAGATGGGCGTATTGGCCGAATAAACCTGCCTCGACTTATTCACCCCCTGATTCCCATTGAGTTTGCTGCAATCCCACAGCCGCACAGTGCCGTCTATGCTGCCGCTGGCGAAGAGCGAGCCGTGGGGACGCAAGGAGGCCAGCTTGATCACCGATTCCGAGTGCTCGTGCAGATGGGCCACCAGGGTGCCGTTCATCCGCCAGCCAGGTGGATAGGGCGTCACCAGCTTGTCGTAACTGCAGCGCTGCGAGATGGCCAGCACATTGTAGCGCCTCTTGATCTTGGCCGTGAGCGATTCGAGATCCTTGCGGCACTCGGAGGAGCGTTCCAGCCAGCAGTTTCGCTCCGGCATCGTGTATTCACCCAGTGAGGTGGCCGCACTTACGGTGGCCGTTGGCACGCCAAGGACCACAGCTCCAGAGGCAGGACTTCCGGCCATTCCCCCAGCTCCCAGCGGAGTGTTCGCTGCATCCGAGGCGGGCGATACCAGAGTTGGTCCCTCGCTGGATCCTGGAAAGGTATCAGTATTGGTATCAAACAAGAGTACTTCATTTCAGGATTATTTGGAAAAATGTACCCTTCAGTAAGTTTTTAAATagcataattaaaataattattgaaaaccatatattttattatatttataaataaaatacataattagaaattaaacggaaaatatagttttatttCGTATAATTCCAATTgtgattttataaaaatcaagTCATGTATtaagaaaaatgtataaatggGGAATTAAACATTAATTTTAGTAGTGATAACCAAAAACATTGAAAGTCTCTCTGGATATTTTATTTCTCAGCGTATAAATTCCCACAATCCGGAACTAAAAGTAGCTGTGAAATTCATACAATAGATTAAGAGTACTTtggaatttttaaacaaaGTTAAATGAATTTGAAATAATTTAGTGGACTTGTAAATACCCGATTGGACTGAATGAACATGAAACTCTGTATAGAAATCATATACTTACGGTTCTCTAGGGGCATTTTGGTGATTTTGTCCGCCAGCGGATATTCATGACAAGCGACTTGCTTGCGCGTGACCACGATGCGTCCGTTCCCAGAGGCAGTGTCGTCCAGATCCTGCAGGGACTTGTGCTTCATGGAGATCAAGAAAGGCTTCATGGCCAGCAGCTGCATTTCGATTAGATCCGTCAATCCCTCAGAGCTTAGGCGCCTAAAAAGCTGCAAACGAATAGTACTATGAAGAGATTTTCATTCGAATTATAGAAAAACTACTCACGTTCCTTAGGGTCTGCCCCATCTCCTCGAACTTCGGTACAGCTCCTTGTCTGGCCTGGTTGCGAGCTCTCGATCGATCCTCTAGCGCTCTAAGAAAACTGTGGATGTCCTGGAAGCGCAGCACGCTGTCGAAGATCTGCCGCGGCACCGGTGGATGCACACAGTCCAGCAGGATGTGTGGCTTCTCCACCTGGATAAGCGGCGCCTTGAGAAAAGCGCCAATCGCAGGCATAATCTTGCACTGCACATCGATGGCGCTGAGGTTGCGTGCAGTGGTGGCGATCATGCCGCAGATCTCGTGACGAACCCAAAGATTTGGATGGCACAGATAACAGGCCGTCTCTTGGACAATTTCCGTCACTGCTGGCTTTTTGATGTGACCCAGTTCGATGAGAATGGTCACTGCACGTATAGCCTTTGCTATGACGAACTCCTCGCGATCCGTAAATCCTTGCTGCAAAAGGGGCACCAATATATCCGACGCCTGCCAGCCCACATAGCCAGCCACTCCGGCGATGTTGTCATAGAAAGCTCCCCTCAAGTTCTTGTCCTCGTCATTCAGGAAGGTCATGATGTGCGAGAGTATCACATCGTTGGCTTTTTCCTTGCCAAAGAAAGCGCACAGATCGCATATGCCCGACTCCATCAGAGTTTGCTTAACCACCGGTTGGGAATCCGTCAGCAGACTCAGTACAGCCTGTCTTACTATGTCATGGAGGGCATTCAACTCCGCCTCGTAGCGTGGAGTGGGCATCTCATTCGGAGCATTTCGCTGCGTCTCCTCTAGAAAATAGACAGCGCTTTTGGCCAGAGCAGCAATATTCCGAGCAAAGGCCACGCGAACAATCACGGCACTCGATTCGCTGGCCAAGTCAGTGATGGATGGAAGTATGTACTCCGGAAAAACATTGGCATCGCTTCGCGGAATGTCCTTTACCATGCCCAGGCAGGCGGTCAGCGTTTCGATGGCCTGAACTTGTACCTTGGCTGGTGATTTCTGGGCTAAGTGCAGCTGAAAAAGATGATGAGAATAAGTTTAACGATACAAATCATTGTCGCACAAAAGCACTCACAATGTAGGGCAATATGCGATCCAAGATGGTCTCGGAAGTTGTGTACTTCGACAGCTTTTGCAGAAGTTCCAAGGCTGCAATTTTAGTGTTTGACTGCTTGAGACCGCGAATGCAGGATGTGACCACAGTAATGATCAGAATGAGACCATCATGCTCTGGTGGTAGTCGAGCACACAACGTGGGATCCTTCTTTTCCTGCTCACCATCCTTATCGTCCTCCTCCGGAGTCACATCCTGTGCCAGTGTCAGCACCTTGATGCAATGTCCAATGTCCTTGTGCAGACACTGGATCTTGTCATCCGGCGACATTATTGGTGTTGAGGAGAACATTTGCAAGTACAACTGCAGGAAGGAGTAAAAGTATTCGGGAAACAGCTGGCCGCGCTCCTGATCTAAGTAATCCTCGGCGCTCTTTCGGTTCATCGAGTGGATGTCGATCATGGAGGCCAGCAGGTTGCGTAACCTCTCATTTTCGATGCCAGCCAAATGCTTCTCCACCAGATCTCGCTCACCACGCCTGTAGGCCAGCAGCTGTGAGAGTTCAAAGGGCGCAGTTCCCTCCGTCCAGAGCTCCAGCAAGGCGCAGCCCGCTGAAAATATGTCCATGGCTGGTAGCAGGGTATTTCCAGCATAACTGGGCGCCAGTCGAATGATGGAGTCGGTATGAATGACCGACATGTTGCCATTGCCGCCATCGTCATCCGAAGCCAGTGTCTTGACAAATCGCTCGGGGGCAATGTAGCAGGTTCGCCTTCTACTCGTATCGAAGAAGTACGTATAGTCCGCCGGATTGTCCTCCGGCAAGTAAGTGGGTTTAAAGGAAGCAAAGTCTGAGAGCAGGATCCAGTTCCAGGAGGTGATCAGGATATTCTCCAGCTTGATGTCTCCGTGGCAGATCTTCTGTTTGTGGCACTGGTTCAGGGCGCACAGAATCTGGAACGTGATCCACTTTTTCTCCAAAACAGTGAGAAAGGGGCGTGTGGACACGCGATCATAAAGACTGTGCTTAACATACTCCCTCATTATATAGGCTGCCTTGTCAATTAGCTGAAATAGGGAAGAATTAATAGAGTTATAGAAGATGGTGGTATTATTAACATAGTTACATTATGAACATTAGTTAAGCTTTGAGTAAAGCCTTTTAAGGTTCTAAGATACGGTTCTTCTCTTGAACATTCATAATTTTATCAGGAATATGGAATACAAGTAATTATACAATTTCGATGACTCAATAAAAGTATAGATAACGTTAATTACTTCATGAAAAAGAACATTTGATTGGATCTATATGAGTTATAAGTTATAGCCATATGTTTCTTGAGGTAAATCAATGAAAAATGGGTTTTAAACAAACCTCAACCCGTTGAAAGGGTAAACAATTGACGGCATTGGCTAGCGAAAGGGTTTTCTTGATGCCCTCCAGTCGCTCCTTGTGATCCTCCAGCGGCAACGTGGGATCGTGCTTCACAAACACCTTGACCACTATCTGACCCTCATCCGTTTTGGCCTTGGCCACTTTGAAGAATCGCGTGCTGCCCATGCTGTGGAAAATCAAAATTCGTGGGTGTCAACAATTTTCCTGGAAAATGTCCCCCTTTTCACTCACTTGGAACTGAATGTGATTTCGGATCCAAACTGGCCGGAAAAGTAGTGCTCCACCGCATAAATCTGCGACGGGGCAATGCCCACCAGTTGATTGCCCATCCTGTGTGTAACTGCACGCTGTAATGTCCGCAAtaattgttaattttattaatttcttcAACAATAACAAGAAAACGATGTCGTCGTTTTTTCTGCGCAGACAAACAGCTGGTGGCGATAACCACTCGCTGTTATCGATAGTTACACTGTTCAACATTGATTCATTTTTCCAAATCATTTTCCGTAATTATATTAtgtaagtatttttttattattattaatcaaGCCGTTTGTTAACAAATAATAAGAATATTATTTCCTAgcttaattttgtttaaaaacaatttattacCAAAAATATCAACTATCGATAACATCGATAGAAGACAATtcaaatcaaaagaaccccgcGTAGTTTCCTATACCCAAATGAAATCACATAAAATTTTGAACATGTAAAAGAAGATAAAGTGAATGGTGTGTTCAAATCATATGCAAGTGGTTTTTCATTTCCATAATTCACTTGATTATGGAGTATGGTAATAGTTTGTGGGGAAAGGTCATCTCGGTTGGGATTTAGAAGACCATAAA
This genomic interval carries:
- the LOC119560253 gene encoding phosphoinositide 3-kinase regulatory subunit 4 isoform X1 produces the protein MGNQLVGIAPSQIYAVEHYFSGQFGSEITFSSNMGSTRFFKVAKAKTDEGQIVVKVFVKHDPTLPLEDHKERLEGIKKTLSLANAVNCLPFQRVELIDKAAYIMREYVKHSLYDRVSTRPFLTVLEKKWITFQILCALNQCHKQKICHGDIKLENILITSWNWILLSDFASFKPTYLPEDNPADYTYFFDTSRRRTCYIAPERFVKTLASDDDGGNGNMSVIHTDSIIRLAPSYAGNTLLPAMDIFSAGCALLELWTEGTAPFELSQLLAYRRGERDLVEKHLAGIENERLRNLLASMIDIHSMNRKSAEDYLDQERGQLFPEYFYSFLQLYLQMFSSTPIMSPDDKIQCLHKDIGHCIKVLTLAQDVTPEEDDKDGEQEKKDPTLCARLPPEHDGLILIITVVTSCIRGLKQSNTKIAALELLQKLSKYTTSETILDRILPYILHLAQKSPAKVQVQAIETLTACLGMVKDIPRSDANVFPEYILPSITDLASESSAVIVRVAFARNIAALAKSAVYFLEETQRNAPNEMPTPRYEAELNALHDIVRQAVLSLLTDSQPVVKQTLMESGICDLCAFFGKEKANDVILSHIMTFLNDEDKNLRGAFYDNIAGVAGYVGWQASDILVPLLQQGFTDREEFVIAKAIRAVTILIELGHIKKPAVTEIVQETACYLCHPNLWVRHEICGMIATTARNLSAIDVQCKIMPAIGAFLKAPLIQVEKPHILLDCVHPPVPRQIFDSVLRFQDIHSFLRALEDRSRARNQARQGAVPKFEEMGQTLRNLFRRLSSEGLTDLIEMQLLAMKPFLISMKHKSLQDLDDTASGNGRIVVTRKQVACHEYPLADKITKMPLENRSSEGPTLVSPASDAANTPLGAGGMAGSPASGAVVLGVPTATVSAATSLGEYTMPERNCWLERSSECRKDLESLTAKIKRRYNVLAISQRCSYDKLVTPYPPGWRMNGTLVAHLHEHSESVIKLASLRPHGSLFASGSIDGTVRLWDCSKLNGNQGVNKSRQVYSANTPIYALAACDSGQSLAVGGKDGSILMMRIDRNSTKMTLQQALDQNDHKDGPVVDMHAYDQATQSVIVYATLYGGIVAWDTRMQHSAWRLQNELRHGVITTICADPTGSWLATGTSGGKHICWDLRFRLPIAEIKHPADSWIRKVACHPTEPSYLISASQSNNEVSVWNIETGQRQTVLWASPVAALSSASPSDPSTTCGILSGVVDGSPFILTGSSDQRIRYWDIANPKSSSLKVPAANDNLSDVAFNYGARLIDGSQVIEEQIISMASTGDSQQLRSSTEENPRSGPDMPTASHHDAITDLLMCKDKGQIYIASASRDGVIKLWK
- the LOC119560253 gene encoding phosphoinositide 3-kinase regulatory subunit 4 isoform X2 — its product is MGNQLVGIAPSQIYAVEHYFSGQFGSEITFSSNMGSTRFFKVAKAKTDEGQIVVKVFVKHDPTLPLEDHKERLEGIKKTLSLANAVNCLPFQRVELIDKAAYIMREYVKHSLYDRVSTRPFLTVLEKKWITFQILCALNQCHKQKICHGDIKLENILITSWNWILLSDFASFKPTYLPEDNPADYTYFFDTSRRRTCYIAPERFVKTLASDDDGGNGNMSVIHTDSIIRLAPSYAGNTLLPAMDIFSAGCALLELWTEGTAPFELSQLLAYRRGERDLVEKHLAGIENERLRNLLASMIDIHSMNRKSAEDYLDQERGQLFPEYFYSFLQLYLQMFSSTPIMSPDDKIQCLHKDIGHCIKVLTLAQDVTPEEDDKDGEQEKKDPTLCARLPPEHDGLILIITVVTSCIRGLKQSNTKIAALELLQKLSKYTTSETILDRILPYILHLAQKSPAKVQVQAIETLTACLGMVKDIPRSDANVFPEYILPSITDLASESSAVIVRVAFARNIAALAKSAVYFLEETQRNAPNEMPTPRYEAELNALHDIVRQAVLSLLTDSQPVVKQTLMESGICDLCAFFGKEKANDVILSHIMTFLNDEDKNLRGAFYDNIAGVAGYVGWQASDILVPLLQQGFTDREEFVIAKAIRAVTILIELGHIKKPAVTEIVQETACYLCHPNLWVRHEICGMIATTARNLSAIDVQCKIMPAIGAFLKAPLIQVEKPHILLDCVHPPVPRQIFDSVLRFQDIHSFLRALEDRSRARNQARQGAVPKFEEMGQTLRNLFRRLSSEGLTDLIEMQLLAMKPFLISMKHKSLQDLDDTASGNGRIVVTRKQVACHEYPLADKITKMPLENPTFSSGLWEFIR